GATATCGGCTTTAACGGCTTTATGAAACAGGTCGAGCAAATCGACAAGAAAGAGGAAGTTATTGCCGTTCAAACTATCATCCTCACGAAAGGTGTCGATACCGAGGAGGCGAAAGCCGCACGCGTGTGGCTTAATGAACGCATAGGCGAAGATAAGGATGAAATAACCGAGGATAACGATTATCTCGTCGTAACGTTCAAGCTAACTATGGGTAACATGGTTGAGCACGAAAGTAAGCTGAACGAGAATTTGACGCCGAGCGAGGTGTATGCCACTATCGTATATACCAAAAACAGCGAGGGCGTATTCGAGAGCGTAGATACCATATTCAACGGCATGACCGCTGCACAATACAAAGTCGTTACCGAGCTTATGGAAGCGAATGATACCGACGGCGATACCACGAGTACCGAAAAGGTCAATATAGTTAGTATCACCAAAGAGGGCGCTACCGTATTTAACGAAATGCTCGAAAACGGCACGGTAACGTTCGGCGAGCAGAACGGCGGCAAGGGTATAGGCAGTATCACTTACGCGCCGAAGATCGGCTCGCAGGCGTAAAAACGAGGTGAATGCAATGAAATATAACCGATTGATAATGTTTTGCGATTACGGACTGGACGACGCGATAGCCACTATGCACGTATTGACAAATGTCGATATGTTCAACTATATAGATATAGTGCCTATCGGCGGCAACGTTAGCGTGCAAACGGCTTACCGCAACGCTCATACGTTGCTCGCAGCGGCAGGCGCGGATAAAAACAAGGTGCGAATAGTCGATACGCGAAATATTAAGCAGTGTTCCGCAGATATTCCCGACGTTCACGGCACGGACGGAATAGGCGACATACTCGAACAAAAGCAGTCGAACGTAACGGTGATCGACTTCCAAGCGTTCAAAAAAGAACTGGAAGGGAAGAAAGAGCCCGCGCACGACTGTGTGCTGTCGCTCGGTCCGTGTACTTTGCCCGTTATGCTTGGCTACGTTCCGTTTTGCACCGTGTTGATGGCGGGAACGTATAAAGAACAGCCCAACTACGGCGACTACGAGTTCAATGAGGCTTTGGACGTGCCTGCGTTCAAGACGCTCGCCGAAAAGGCGACCGCTGTCGCAACGCTCGATTCCTGCCATGATAAAAAGCTCGCGTTCGAAAGCTTTAAAACGGGCGACGAGCTTACCGATAAATTGGTCGATAAGTATAAGGACTTGTGCATGAGTCGTAGTGCGCCCGTCGCTATATACGACTACGTGGCAGCGCTCGCCGTTACAAATCCCGAGCGGTTCGATGCGGTAAGGATAAGACGCGCCGACGGTGTAGAGTTTAATCAGTTGCAAGTCAAAGAATGAGATATGCTGAGAGCGGTTCGTCCGCTCTTTTCTTTTATATAGTATATATCACTCGGAACGGGGGGATAATAAGTATATCCTGTAAGATTTGACAATATAAAGGACTGTTTTTTGTGCAAAATGAATAAAAATAATAAAAGAATTTTGCCAAAAACTATTGACAAGGGTAAATTATAATGTTAAAATTATTCTAGCAATTAAATAAATTCATATTGGAGGGAAATTTATGAAGAAATTGCTTGCTACATTACTTGCGTCTACAATGGCGTTCTCGGCAATTGCCGGTCTCGTTGCTTGCGGCGGCGGTGACAACGGCGGAAACGGCGGCGGCGACGTTAATAACAAATTGGCGGATGATCTTCCGACCGTTTCGGATGTAAACGATCCGTTTGCGGGCGACAACGAGGCTGTTGCTGCGTGCACGATCGAAGTTTGGGCGCCTGAAAAGACGGTTGCTGCTTTTGAAACGCTTGCAGCAAAGTTCACGTCCAACGAATATCATAACGGCAAATACGCCAACGTTACGATTAACTTCACCCCGAAGGGTGAGGACAAGGCGCAGGAAGCGCTTGCTACCGACCCCGAGCAGGGCGCCGACGTGTTCTTCTTCCCGTCGGACCACTTGGATAAGTTCGTTCAGGACGATATACTGCAAGAGTTGCGTGGTAATGTCGGTTCGTACTATACCAAGGCTATCTCCGAGCGCGACAGTGAAGGTACCTACAGCGCTGCGCTTAGCAAGGATGGCTACATGCTTGCTTTCCCCGCAACGGCGGATAACGGCTACTATCTGTGGTATGACGGCGACTTCTTCTCGGATAGCGACGTCGAGACCTTGGACGGCATGATGGAAAAAGCCAAGAAAGCCAACAAGAACATCATTTGGGATTACGGCACCGGCTGGTATACCCCTACGTTCTTCTACGGAATGGGCTGCAATGCCGGATACGTAGGCGACAATTACGAAATCGACTTCAATAGCGCGAACGGCAAGATTGCTGCCGAGGCTATGATTAGATATCTCGTTACCGATAACGTTATGGAAAACGAGAAACCCTGCCTTATCAAAGGTGCGATCGGCGACGATATCGTAGCCGGCATGAAAGACGGATCTGTTGTAGCCGGTATCGGCGGCGGCTGGTTCGCAGGCGATTTGCCCGCAAATGCAAAGGCAACGAAGCTTCCCACGTTCACCGCTAAGATCGACGGTAAAGACGTTCAGAAGCAGATGTACACCTTCTTCGGCGGCAAGTACTGCGGCGTCAACTCGAAGAAGACCAATATTTCGGTTTCTATGGCGTTCGCGAACTTCCTCACCAGCTACGAGGGTCAGGTTGCGCGCTATAATGCGGACAATGCAGGTCCGAGCAACAAAGAAGCGGCGAAGCTTCCCGCGGTTCAAAGCGACAAAGCGCTTTCCGCACTTCTTGCTCAGGCTGCCGTAGGTTCTTACGTGCAGGGCAACCAAGATCCGTTCTGGGATCCCATGCAATCGTTCTGCGCCGAGATTGCCGACGGAACTACCACGATTGACAATCTGCAAACCGCACTTGACAACTTAGTAGCGGCTATTAAGCAAAAGGCATAATAGCGGTTGTCGTAAAGAAAATTGGTATTGATATTCAGCCGAGTCGGACGAGTTTCGGTTCGGCTGAACTTTTTTATCCAAATCATGACAAAATAAAAATTAGGGATGTGATTTAAATGGAAAAAACAGAAAAAACCACGCCCACTTGGAAACAATTTAACCGCCCTTGGTATCAAAAACTCGGACTTGCAATTTGGGATTACATTAAAGGTGTAGGTCTGTTATTGTGGAGTATAATCAAGGCTATCCCCAAAAAGGTTTCGAGATTTTTCATCGCTATCGGTTTATGCTTTAAGGGGCTGTGGTTAAGGTTCAAGAATGGGGACTGGCGTACGAAAACGTCCTATCTCATTATGGGATTTGGCAATTTTTCGCGCGGACAGGTGCTGAAAGGGTTTTTATTGCTTGCCATAGAAGTTTTGTATATACTGTTTATGGTATTCCTTGGCGGCAGCAATCTTGCCATGTTCGGATCGCTCGGTAAGGTAGCTACAATAAAAGTAGACGGACCGGATGGATTCCCTGTATCGAAGTACGTAGATAATTCGCTCACTATTTTGATTTTCAGCGTTATGGCTATAATGCTGACGATTTTCTTCGTGTATATGTGGATTCTTAACACCAAGATCGCTTATAACACGCAGAAGAGAGTGGAGGAGGGCAAGCCGCTTTCCACTGTAAAGCAACAGGTCAACTTTGCGCTTAACGACGGATATCACGTAACGATACTTGTTTTGCCCATTCTCGGCATATTGTTGATTACGGTATTGCCGTTGGTGTGTAATATTATAGTTGCGTTCACCAATTTCGGTAGGGTAAACGGCGTTAACCATTATCCGCCCGGATCACTGTTCACCTGGACGGGATTCAGCGCTTTCGCCGACGTATTTGGTAAGACGTACGGCACCGTTTTGTGGAGCGTTTTGGGCTGGACGCTTGTTTGGGCTGTATTCGCTACGTTTACGAACTTCTTCTTCGGAATGTTCTTGGCGATGATGATCAACAAAAAGTCGATCAAGCTTAAAGCGTTCTGGCGTGTTTGCTTTATTGTCGTCATAGCCGTTCCCGATTTCGTAACGCTCCTTATGATGAGCAAGTTCTTTGGATACAGCGACAACGATTCCCTTACAGGTCCGATGAACCAGATACTTATAAAAGTGTTCGGAATGAAGCATTCCATCGACTTCCTCGGCTCCAAACCGTCTAACTATATGTTAGCGCGAGTTATGGTTATAGTCATTAACTTGTGGCGTGGTATGCCGTTTACAATGCTTGCTACAATGGGTATTCTCATGAATATTCCCGACGAGCTGTACGAGTCCAGCCGTATCGACGGCGCGGGACCTGTTCGCAGGTTTGTATCGATCACGTTCCCGTACATTATGTTCGTTATGGGTCCTCAGCTCATCACGACGTTCACGGGCAACATCAATAACTTCAACGTCATATTCTTCTTGACGGGTGGCGGTCCTTCCCGCATACTCGATGGCGGCGCGATGGTTTATTCCACGGACTTGTTGATTACTTGGCTTTACAGGTTGACGGTAAGCAAGTCCAACCCCGAATACAACTACGGCGCGGTTATCGGTATATTCACCTTCCTTATTACCGCGTTCTTCGCGCTCATCGTATTCAATAGCTCCAAATCTGTTAAGCAGGAGGAT
The DNA window shown above is from Clostridiales bacterium and carries:
- a CDS encoding extracellular solute-binding protein; translated protein: MKKLLATLLASTMAFSAIAGLVACGGGDNGGNGGGDVNNKLADDLPTVSDVNDPFAGDNEAVAACTIEVWAPEKTVAAFETLAAKFTSNEYHNGKYANVTINFTPKGEDKAQEALATDPEQGADVFFFPSDHLDKFVQDDILQELRGNVGSYYTKAISERDSEGTYSAALSKDGYMLAFPATADNGYYLWYDGDFFSDSDVETLDGMMEKAKKANKNIIWDYGTGWYTPTFFYGMGCNAGYVGDNYEIDFNSANGKIAAEAMIRYLVTDNVMENEKPCLIKGAIGDDIVAGMKDGSVVAGIGGGWFAGDLPANAKATKLPTFTAKIDGKDVQKQMYTFFGGKYCGVNSKKTNISVSMAFANFLTSYEGQVARYNADNAGPSNKEAAKLPAVQSDKALSALLAQAAVGSYVQGNQDPFWDPMQSFCAEIADGTTTIDNLQTALDNLVAAIKQKA
- a CDS encoding sugar ABC transporter permease — translated: MEKTEKTTPTWKQFNRPWYQKLGLAIWDYIKGVGLLLWSIIKAIPKKVSRFFIAIGLCFKGLWLRFKNGDWRTKTSYLIMGFGNFSRGQVLKGFLLLAIEVLYILFMVFLGGSNLAMFGSLGKVATIKVDGPDGFPVSKYVDNSLTILIFSVMAIMLTIFFVYMWILNTKIAYNTQKRVEEGKPLSTVKQQVNFALNDGYHVTILVLPILGILLITVLPLVCNIIVAFTNFGRVNGVNHYPPGSLFTWTGFSAFADVFGKTYGTVLWSVLGWTLVWAVFATFTNFFFGMFLAMMINKKSIKLKAFWRVCFIVVIAVPDFVTLLMMSKFFGYSDNDSLTGPMNQILIKVFGMKHSIDFLGSKPSNYMLARVMVIVINLWRGMPFTMLATMGILMNIPDELYESSRIDGAGPVRRFVSITFPYIMFVMGPQLITTFTGNINNFNVIFFLTGGGPSRILDGGAMVYSTDLLITWLYRLTVSKSNPEYNYGAVIGIFTFLITAFFALIVFNSSKSVKQEDTFQ